In Labrys wisconsinensis, one genomic interval encodes:
- a CDS encoding class I SAM-dependent methyltransferase: protein MAGAEPTFYTAMRTKDVLEAYARWAPVYDLVFGPILKSSRKAAVAALPPDAGRVLEVGVGTGVSLPDYPRHMRVVGIDLSASMLARARARAKREGLTHVEGLIEMDASRLAFPDDSFDVAMAMYVMTVVPDPAGTMAEMRRVVRPGGRVLAVSHFASDAPARRALSSALSPLARLMGWNTTISASRLAAVPGFRLVSDRAVGIFGFHRLLEFEVVK from the coding sequence GTGGCGGGGGCTGAACCGACTTTCTACACGGCAATGCGAACCAAGGACGTGCTCGAGGCTTATGCCCGATGGGCGCCCGTCTACGACCTGGTCTTCGGGCCGATCCTGAAATCCTCCCGCAAGGCGGCGGTGGCGGCCCTGCCGCCCGATGCGGGCCGCGTCCTGGAGGTGGGCGTCGGCACGGGCGTGTCCCTGCCCGACTATCCCCGCCATATGCGGGTGGTCGGCATCGACCTCTCCGCCAGCATGCTGGCCCGCGCCCGGGCGCGGGCGAAGCGGGAGGGCCTGACCCATGTCGAGGGGCTGATCGAGATGGACGCGTCGCGCCTGGCCTTTCCCGACGACAGCTTCGACGTCGCCATGGCGATGTATGTGATGACCGTCGTGCCGGACCCGGCGGGGACCATGGCCGAGATGCGCCGGGTGGTGCGGCCGGGCGGCCGGGTGCTGGCGGTGAGTCATTTCGCCTCGGACGCGCCGGCCCGCCGGGCCTTGAGCTCGGCCCTGTCGCCGCTTGCCCGCCTGATGGGCTGGAACACGACGATCTCCGCCTCCCGGCTCGCCGCCGTGCCGGGTTTCCGGCTGGTGTCCGACAGGGCCGTCGGGATCTTCGGCTTCCACCGTCTGCTGGAGTTCGAAGTGGTGAAGTAG
- a CDS encoding TetR family transcriptional regulator: protein MADRRTTSISSRKQPRQARSTELVATILAAAVQVLAKEGAQRFTTARVAEKAGVSVGSLYQYFPNKAAILFRLQSDEWRQTSDLLRAILEDARTPPLERLRILTRAFIRSECEEAEMRVALNDAAPLYRDAPEAREARVSGTRAVETFMQEVLPQASQATRALAGDLIMTTLGAVGKQFSEAPRTPAEIDAYADAMADMFCAYLTSLEQG from the coding sequence ATGGCCGATCGCCGAACCACTTCGATTTCCTCGCGAAAACAGCCCCGGCAGGCCCGCTCGACCGAGCTGGTCGCGACGATCCTGGCGGCCGCGGTTCAGGTTTTGGCGAAGGAGGGTGCGCAACGCTTCACCACGGCGCGGGTGGCCGAGAAGGCCGGCGTCAGCGTCGGATCGCTCTACCAGTATTTCCCGAACAAGGCGGCGATCCTGTTCCGGCTCCAGAGCGACGAATGGCGCCAGACCAGCGACCTCTTGCGCGCCATCCTGGAGGACGCCCGGACGCCGCCGCTCGAACGGCTGCGCATCCTGACCCGTGCCTTCATCCGCTCGGAATGCGAGGAGGCAGAGATGCGCGTGGCGCTCAATGACGCCGCCCCGCTCTATCGCGATGCGCCCGAGGCCCGCGAGGCAAGGGTGTCGGGGACCCGCGCCGTCGAGACTTTCATGCAGGAGGTGCTGCCGCAGGCCTCGCAGGCGACGCGTGCCCTGGCCGGCGACCTGATCATGACGACGCTCGGCGCGGTGGGAAAGCAGTTTTCGGAAGCGCCTCGCACGCCGGCGGAGATCGACGCCTATGCCGACGCCATGGCCGACATGTTCTGCGCCTATCTGACGAGCCTCGAGCAAGGCTGA
- a CDS encoding O-methyltransferase, which produces MTTLTTSPLAPLLDRLFEEAAAATSPAMAELSREERERLMRSKTDYRDLYGRLKDLWLPVSRETGTLLYMLARSCGARTIVEFGTSFGISTLHLAAALRDNGGGRLITSEFEPSKVARARANLSAGGLADLVEIREGDALETLSVDLPETIDLVLLDGAKALYPEILGLVQSRLRPGALIVADNADDSPDYLERVRSPASGYISTPFAEDVELSMRIG; this is translated from the coding sequence ATGACCACCCTGACCACCAGCCCGCTCGCGCCGCTGCTGGACCGCCTGTTCGAGGAGGCCGCCGCGGCAACGAGCCCCGCGATGGCCGAGCTCTCGCGCGAGGAGCGCGAGCGCCTGATGCGGAGCAAGACCGACTATCGCGACCTCTACGGGCGCCTGAAGGACCTTTGGCTGCCCGTGTCGCGTGAGACCGGGACGCTGCTCTACATGCTGGCGCGCAGCTGCGGCGCGCGGACGATCGTCGAGTTCGGCACCTCGTTCGGCATCTCGACCCTGCACCTCGCTGCGGCCCTGCGGGACAATGGCGGCGGCCGCCTGATCACCAGCGAGTTCGAGCCGTCCAAGGTGGCCCGGGCCCGGGCCAACCTGAGCGCCGGCGGCCTCGCCGACCTGGTGGAGATCCGGGAGGGCGACGCCCTCGAGACACTGAGCGTCGATCTTCCCGAAACGATCGACCTCGTCCTGCTCGACGGCGCCAAGGCGCTCTATCCCGAGATCCTGGGCCTGGTGCAGAGCCGCCTCAGGCCGGGCGCCCTCATCGTCGCCGACAACGCCGACGACAGCCCCGACTATCTCGAGCGCGTGCGCTCGCCCGCAAGCGGCTACATCTCCACGCCGTTCGCCGAAGACGTCGAGCTGTCCATGCGGATCGGCTGA
- a CDS encoding arabinose transporter, translated as MSTPDQPQLAQRRVVALTGALFLSYLAVAMSLPAVSVHVVQELGLANVFGGLAVGIAFLSTILTRNHAGARADRLGGKACMQRGLILYAAAGLICLLASWSWLPLAAGYAVLMAGRLLLGLGESLTMVGMVSWAIGLMGQARSGKVMSLAGMGMYGAFAAGGPLGLALLDRLGFAGLMGVCAVLPLLGLIAVHRLPAAAPHAGRREPFWRIIGRIWRAGAAVGLQGVGFAALGAFSSLYFLSRGWPYAGLGLTFFGVGFVLLRLLCGHLPDRIGGTPVAIASLIVEAGGQYLLWLAPGPWTALAGALLTGLGCSMVFPAMGSEVVKQVPPHLRGTAFGGFAAFQDLAYGATAPLVGMLADSSGYSVVFLIGGLAATLGLWMAISAHRLARAAAA; from the coding sequence ATGTCCACCCCCGACCAGCCCCAGCTGGCCCAGCGCCGCGTCGTCGCCCTGACGGGTGCGCTGTTCCTATCCTATCTCGCCGTCGCCATGTCGCTTCCGGCGGTGTCGGTCCATGTCGTCCAGGAGCTCGGCCTCGCCAACGTCTTTGGCGGACTCGCGGTCGGGATCGCCTTTCTGTCGACGATCCTGACGCGCAATCATGCCGGCGCGCGTGCCGACCGGCTCGGCGGCAAGGCTTGCATGCAGCGCGGCCTGATCCTGTATGCGGCGGCCGGGCTGATCTGTCTTCTGGCGAGCTGGTCGTGGCTGCCCCTGGCGGCGGGCTATGCCGTGCTGATGGCCGGACGGCTGCTGCTGGGGCTCGGCGAAAGCCTCACCATGGTCGGGATGGTCAGCTGGGCCATCGGCCTCATGGGCCAGGCGCGGTCCGGCAAGGTGATGTCGCTCGCCGGAATGGGCATGTACGGCGCCTTCGCCGCGGGCGGGCCGCTGGGACTGGCGTTGCTGGACCGGTTGGGCTTCGCCGGGCTGATGGGCGTCTGCGCGGTATTGCCGCTGCTGGGGCTGATCGCCGTCCATCGGCTTCCGGCCGCGGCGCCCCATGCCGGTCGGCGCGAGCCGTTTTGGCGGATCATCGGCCGGATCTGGCGCGCAGGTGCCGCTGTCGGGTTGCAGGGGGTTGGCTTTGCGGCGCTGGGCGCCTTCTCATCCCTCTATTTCCTCAGCCGCGGCTGGCCCTATGCGGGGCTCGGCCTGACGTTCTTCGGCGTCGGCTTCGTCCTGCTCCGGCTGCTCTGCGGCCATCTGCCGGACAGGATCGGCGGAACGCCGGTGGCCATCGCCTCGCTGATCGTGGAGGCCGGCGGGCAATATCTGCTGTGGCTGGCGCCCGGGCCCTGGACGGCGCTGGCGGGGGCCCTGCTGACAGGGCTCGGCTGCTCGATGGTGTTCCCGGCCATGGGCTCGGAAGTCGTCAAGCAGGTGCCGCCGCATCTGCGCGGCACGGCGTTCGGCGGCTTCGCCGCCTTCCAGGATCTCGCCTATGGCGCCACCGCGCCGCTGGTCGGCATGCTGGCCGACTCCTCGGGCTATTCGGTTGTGTTCCTGATCGGCGGCCTCGCTGCGACGCTTGGCCTGTGGATGGCGATCTCGGCGCATCGTCTGGCGCGTGCGGCTGCCGCGTGA
- a CDS encoding NUDIX hydrolase: MTKSPTPLKPAAKRKPAVKRKPAVKRKSAVKREPVAKTLHQVAALPMRRRDGRIEVCLITTRTTGRWTVPKGWPMKGRKDFTAARIEAEQEAGVTGKPGKKPIGSFLYWKRRDAHFDLVRVAVYPLDVTRSLETWKEKGERQIRWVDPGDASIVVEEPGLASLLMKINAANPQADTSGDGRTPAPPPA, translated from the coding sequence ATGACCAAGTCGCCCACCCCGCTCAAGCCCGCCGCCAAGCGCAAGCCAGCCGTCAAGCGCAAGCCAGCCGTCAAGCGCAAGTCGGCCGTCAAGCGCGAGCCGGTCGCCAAGACGCTGCACCAGGTGGCGGCCCTGCCGATGCGCCGGCGCGACGGACGGATCGAGGTCTGCCTGATCACCACGCGCACCACGGGCCGCTGGACGGTGCCGAAGGGCTGGCCGATGAAGGGCCGCAAGGATTTCACCGCGGCCCGGATCGAGGCCGAGCAGGAGGCCGGCGTCACCGGCAAGCCGGGCAAGAAGCCGATCGGCTCGTTCCTCTACTGGAAGCGCCGCGACGCGCATTTCGACCTGGTCCGCGTCGCGGTCTATCCGCTCGACGTGACCCGCAGCCTCGAGACCTGGAAGGAGAAGGGCGAGCGTCAGATCCGGTGGGTCGATCCGGGCGATGCCTCGATCGTCGTCGAGGAGCCCGGCCTCGCCAGCCTGCTGATGAAGATCAACGCCGCCAACCCGCAGGCCGACACGAGCGGCGACGGCCGGACGCCGGCGCCGCCGCCGGCCTGA
- a CDS encoding SDR family oxidoreductase has translation MPVTLFDLTGRIALVSGSSRGIGLALARGLGEAGAQLVVNGRDAATLESAAGELRAAGLAVHAAPFDVGDPEACAAAVGRIEAEIGPIDILVNNAGIQRRAPFVDFPAEAYREVQRVNVDGVFFLAQAVARGMVARQRGKIVNICSVGSELGRATIVPYTTSKGAVRMLTRGLCAELARHNIQINGIAPGYIGTDLNKDLMADKAFSGWVEARTPAGRWGTVEEVVGACIFLASRASDYVNGHILYVDGGITAAL, from the coding sequence ATGCCCGTCACGCTGTTCGATCTCACCGGCCGCATCGCCCTGGTCAGCGGCTCCAGCCGCGGCATCGGCCTGGCGCTGGCCCGGGGGCTGGGTGAAGCCGGGGCGCAGCTCGTCGTCAACGGCCGCGACGCGGCGACGCTCGAAAGCGCCGCCGGCGAACTGCGCGCCGCGGGCCTCGCCGTCCACGCCGCGCCCTTCGACGTCGGCGATCCCGAGGCCTGCGCCGCGGCTGTCGGGCGGATCGAAGCCGAGATCGGGCCGATCGACATCCTGGTCAACAATGCCGGCATCCAGCGCCGCGCCCCCTTCGTCGACTTCCCGGCGGAGGCCTATCGGGAGGTGCAGCGCGTCAATGTCGACGGCGTGTTCTTCCTCGCCCAGGCGGTGGCGCGCGGCATGGTGGCGCGCCAGCGCGGCAAGATCGTCAACATCTGCTCGGTGGGCAGCGAGCTCGGCCGCGCCACCATCGTCCCCTACACCACGTCCAAGGGCGCGGTGCGCATGCTGACGCGCGGCCTGTGCGCCGAGCTCGCCCGCCACAACATCCAGATCAACGGCATCGCCCCCGGCTATATCGGCACCGACCTCAACAAGGACCTGATGGCCGACAAGGCCTTCTCGGGCTGGGTCGAAGCCCGCACCCCGGCCGGCCGCTGGGGCACGGTGGAGGAAGTGGTCGGCGCCTGCATCTTCCTGGCGAGCCGGGCCTCCGACTACGTCAACGGCCATATCCTCTATGTCGACGGCGGCATCACCGCCGCGCTCTGA
- a CDS encoding transporter — protein MSLFPPQHARLPGDRFAPVAIPGLVWAYRFREGYAAETLDMAEIPAALAAEDGWLWLHFSLTDKLARTYIAGLTQLPEPARTLLVAGEEQLGLDTAEEAIFGVFADFAHDMDGPTQDVGRLRFALTERLVVSGRRHPLRSVEDIRRAVDKGLAVRDASGLIEAIIDRFCDAVARLAAEMTDELDRIEDHVVADLVASERARLAPVRRTSVRLHRQLASLANVFRDWEEREEQATSALRIDAGRLASRLESLDQDILGVQDRAKLLQDEVAARLADETNRSLRALSVMTALLLPGSLISGIFGMNVHGLPFTESPGGFWIVFAMGGGATALFYWILRRIGAGLRF, from the coding sequence ATGAGCCTCTTTCCGCCCCAGCATGCCCGGCTGCCGGGCGACCGTTTCGCGCCGGTGGCGATTCCCGGCCTGGTCTGGGCCTACCGCTTCCGCGAGGGCTACGCCGCCGAGACCCTGGACATGGCCGAGATCCCCGCCGCGCTGGCGGCGGAGGACGGCTGGCTCTGGCTGCATTTCAGCCTCACCGACAAGCTTGCCCGCACCTATATCGCCGGGCTGACGCAGCTGCCCGAGCCTGCCCGCACCCTGCTGGTGGCGGGCGAGGAGCAGCTCGGCCTCGATACGGCGGAGGAGGCGATCTTCGGCGTCTTCGCCGATTTCGCGCACGACATGGACGGGCCGACCCAGGATGTCGGCCGGCTGCGCTTCGCGCTGACCGAGCGGCTGGTCGTGTCCGGCCGGCGCCATCCGCTGCGCTCGGTCGAGGATATCCGCCGGGCGGTGGACAAGGGGCTGGCCGTCAGGGACGCCAGCGGCCTGATCGAGGCGATCATCGACCGGTTCTGCGACGCCGTCGCCCGCCTCGCCGCCGAGATGACCGACGAGCTCGACCGCATCGAGGACCATGTCGTCGCCGACCTCGTCGCGAGCGAGCGGGCGCGGCTGGCGCCGGTCAGGCGCACCTCGGTGCGCCTGCACCGCCAGCTCGCCTCGCTGGCGAACGTGTTCCGCGACTGGGAGGAGCGCGAGGAGCAGGCGACCTCGGCCCTGCGCATCGATGCCGGGCGGCTCGCCTCGCGCCTCGAATCGCTCGACCAGGACATATTGGGGGTGCAGGACCGCGCCAAGCTCCTGCAGGACGAGGTGGCGGCGCGCCTCGCCGACGAGACCAACCGGTCGCTGCGGGCTCTCTCCGTCATGACGGCGCTGCTGCTGCCCGGCAGCCTGATCTCCGGTATCTTCGGCATGAACGTGCACGGGCTGCCGTTCACGGAGTCGCCCGGCGGGTTCTGGATCGTCTTCGCCATGGGCGGGGGCGCGACGGCGCTGTTCTACTGGATCCTGCGGCGCATCGGCGCCGGCCTGCGCTTCTGA
- the gcvA gene encoding transcriptional regulator GcvA: MTDLPPLAAVRAFEAAARHMSFTKAAAELGMTQAAVSYQIKVLEERIGTPLFLRFPRRVVLSDTGQRLAPATSEAFEQLRTAFASARAGAQAVLCISVVTTFATNWLVPRLGSFQFAHPALAVRLDTSTRLIDFAREEFDVAIRTGDGRWPGLAAHSLLRAKFTPMLSPALMAQAGGLAAPADLLRLPILGPSDPWWRQWFDAAGVPDPRLEERPDLQLGTQQLEGTAAMAGQGVAILTPAFFAADLAGGRLVQPFDLVRDDGCYYWLVYPEARRTVPKIRMFRDWLLAEVEAAGLLAA, translated from the coding sequence ATGACCGATCTCCCGCCCCTTGCCGCGGTGCGCGCCTTCGAGGCCGCCGCCCGCCACATGAGCTTCACCAAGGCCGCGGCGGAGCTCGGCATGACCCAGGCGGCGGTGAGCTATCAGATCAAGGTGCTGGAGGAGCGGATCGGCACGCCGCTGTTCCTGCGCTTCCCGCGCCGGGTGGTGCTGTCCGACACCGGGCAGCGGCTGGCGCCGGCGACGAGCGAGGCCTTCGAGCAGCTGCGCACCGCCTTCGCCTCAGCCCGCGCCGGCGCCCAGGCGGTGCTGTGCATCTCGGTGGTCACGACCTTCGCCACCAATTGGCTGGTGCCGCGCCTCGGCTCGTTCCAGTTCGCCCATCCCGCGCTGGCGGTGCGCCTCGATACATCAACCAGGCTTATCGACTTCGCCCGGGAGGAGTTCGATGTCGCCATTCGCACCGGCGACGGCCGCTGGCCGGGGCTGGCGGCGCACAGCCTCCTGCGCGCCAAGTTCACGCCGATGCTGAGCCCGGCGCTGATGGCGCAGGCCGGCGGCCTCGCCGCGCCCGCCGACCTGCTACGCCTGCCGATCCTCGGGCCGAGCGATCCCTGGTGGCGCCAGTGGTTCGACGCGGCCGGCGTGCCCGATCCCAGGCTCGAGGAGCGTCCGGACCTCCAGCTCGGCACCCAGCAGCTCGAAGGCACCGCCGCCATGGCCGGCCAAGGGGTCGCGATCCTGACCCCGGCCTTCTTCGCCGCCGATCTCGCCGGCGGCCGGCTGGTGCAGCCCTTCGACCTCGTGCGGGACGACGGCTGCTACTATTGGCTGGTCTATCCCGAGGCGCGGCGCACCGTGCCGAAGATCCGGATGTTCCGCGACTGGCTGCTGGCGGAGGTCGAGGCAGCGGGCCTGCTGGCGGCCTGA
- a CDS encoding alpha/beta fold hydrolase has translation MRRLPRLLVLCFVLLAGPALAAERWQELPEPPAMPAAVSSGEAPVNGIKMYYAVYGTAAGTPLLLIHGGLGYADIWANQVADLAKDHTVIVADSRGHGRSTRTAEPYGYDLMASDYLALLDYLKVDKVALVGWSDGGIIGIDIAMHHPERLERLFAQAANTKVEGVKPDVMQNKTFSAYIDRCGVVYRKISPTPDQYDAFVDQIGAMWASQPNWADADLAKITVPTTVVLGDHDEAIDRGHTEYIARTIPHAKLVILPNASHFAMLQDPAGYTTAIRAFLAAP, from the coding sequence ATGCGCAGGCTGCCGCGACTTCTCGTTCTGTGCTTCGTCCTGCTCGCCGGACCCGCCTTGGCGGCCGAGCGCTGGCAGGAGCTTCCCGAGCCGCCGGCCATGCCGGCCGCCGTCAGCAGCGGCGAGGCGCCGGTCAACGGCATCAAGATGTACTATGCCGTCTACGGCACGGCCGCGGGGACGCCGCTCCTCCTGATCCATGGCGGCCTCGGCTATGCCGACATCTGGGCCAACCAGGTGGCGGACCTCGCCAAGGACCACACCGTCATCGTCGCCGACAGCCGCGGTCACGGCCGCTCCACCCGCACGGCCGAGCCCTACGGCTACGACCTCATGGCCTCCGACTATCTCGCCCTGCTCGACTATCTCAAGGTCGACAAGGTGGCGCTGGTCGGCTGGAGCGACGGCGGCATCATCGGCATCGATATCGCCATGCACCATCCCGAGCGCCTGGAGCGCCTGTTCGCCCAGGCCGCCAACACCAAGGTCGAGGGCGTCAAGCCGGACGTGATGCAGAACAAGACCTTCAGCGCCTATATCGATCGCTGCGGGGTGGTCTACCGCAAGATCTCGCCGACGCCCGACCAGTACGACGCCTTCGTCGACCAGATCGGCGCGATGTGGGCGAGCCAGCCGAACTGGGCCGACGCCGATCTGGCGAAGATCACGGTGCCGACCACGGTCGTGCTCGGCGACCATGACGAGGCGATCGACCGCGGCCATACCGAGTACATCGCCAGGACCATCCCGCATGCCAAGCTGGTGATCCTGCCCAATGCCAGCCATTTCGCCATGCTGCAGGATCCGGCGGGCTACACCACGGCGATCCGGGCGTTCCTCGCCGCGCCGTAG
- a CDS encoding SDR family oxidoreductase, with amino-acid sequence MSKRVLITAGGSGIGRAMAEAFHAAGARVCVVDVDARALASCPAAWQREPLDVTDEPAIAALFARLRSSWGGLDVLCANAGIAGPTALIEDIEVEAWRRCLAINLEGAFLFAKHATPPMKAQRSGAMILTSSTAGLFGYPNRAPYSASKWAVNGLMKTLAMELGPHGIRANSICPGAVEGPRMEAVLAKEAAIKGTTRDAIYAGYAGGTSMRSFVKAEDIAAMALFLASDAARLVSGQIIAVDGHTENPDPKV; translated from the coding sequence GTGAGCAAGCGCGTTCTCATCACGGCGGGCGGCAGCGGCATCGGCCGCGCCATGGCCGAGGCTTTCCATGCGGCCGGTGCGCGCGTCTGTGTGGTCGATGTCGACGCCCGGGCTCTGGCATCCTGCCCCGCCGCGTGGCAACGCGAGCCACTCGACGTCACCGACGAGCCCGCCATCGCAGCCTTGTTCGCGCGGCTTCGTTCATCCTGGGGCGGCCTCGACGTCCTGTGCGCCAATGCCGGCATTGCCGGGCCGACGGCCCTGATCGAGGACATCGAGGTGGAGGCCTGGCGGCGCTGCCTGGCGATCAACCTAGAAGGCGCTTTCCTCTTCGCCAAGCATGCGACGCCGCCGATGAAGGCGCAGCGCTCCGGCGCCATGATCCTGACGTCGTCGACCGCCGGTCTGTTCGGCTATCCCAACAGGGCGCCCTACAGCGCGTCGAAATGGGCGGTCAACGGCCTGATGAAGACCTTGGCGATGGAGCTCGGCCCCCATGGCATCCGGGCCAACTCCATCTGCCCGGGGGCCGTCGAAGGTCCGCGCATGGAAGCGGTGCTCGCCAAGGAGGCCGCGATCAAGGGCACGACGCGCGACGCGATCTATGCGGGCTATGCCGGGGGCACCTCGATGCGGTCCTTCGTCAAAGCCGAGGACATCGCCGCCATGGCCCTGTTCCTCGCCTCCGATGCGGCCCGGCTCGTGTCGGGCCAGATCATCGCCGTGGACGGGCATACGGAGAACCCGGATCCGAAGGTCTGA
- a CDS encoding mannitol dehydrogenase family protein — translation MRLCNAVLRTLPADVAVPAYERSAVSPGIVHLGVGAFHRAHQAAFVEDCLAAGETGWGIVGVSLRSPETRDALAPQDHLYTLALRESEAERLRVIGAISDLLVAPESPGRVLAALTDPRIRLVTLTITEKGYAADLGRGRLRLDHPDIVHDLAHPGAPRSALGFLAEALERRRAAGTAPFTILSCDNLPKNGRTLRRILTEFAQARGGDLAAHIEAEVDCPSSMVDRIVPATTDADRAAIAERLGADDAWPVLGEPFGQWVIEEQFRAGRPRLERFGVEFVADVEPFEHMKLRLLNGAHSALAAIGRLAGRETVADAMAEPTIRAFVEDYWRCAAPTLAIGAEAAFAYTRRLVERFCNTALRHRTAQIASDASQKLPQRILAPLRECLEAGRPCGPLIFAVAAWIRSCGGADDTGRPLPLADPTFEAWTGRPDQRAASPAAVVEAFLTLHQVFGEELPRRADFTGPLQEALADIAGHGVLEALRRRSA, via the coding sequence ATGCGCCTTTGCAACGCCGTGCTGCGGACCCTGCCCGCGGATGTCGCCGTCCCCGCCTATGAGCGCAGCGCGGTTTCGCCCGGCATCGTGCATCTCGGCGTCGGCGCCTTCCACCGCGCCCACCAGGCGGCCTTCGTCGAGGACTGCCTCGCCGCCGGCGAGACGGGCTGGGGCATCGTCGGCGTGTCGCTGCGCAGCCCGGAGACGCGCGACGCCCTGGCGCCGCAGGACCATCTCTACACGCTGGCGCTGCGCGAGAGCGAGGCCGAGCGGCTCAGGGTGATCGGCGCGATCTCGGACCTCCTGGTCGCGCCCGAATCGCCCGGTCGCGTGCTGGCGGCCCTGACCGATCCCCGCATCCGCCTGGTCACCCTCACCATCACCGAGAAGGGCTATGCGGCCGACCTCGGCCGGGGGCGGCTGCGCCTCGACCATCCCGACATCGTCCACGACCTCGCCCATCCCGGCGCCCCGCGCTCGGCCCTCGGCTTCCTCGCCGAAGCGCTGGAGCGCCGCCGCGCCGCCGGGACCGCGCCGTTCACCATCCTGTCCTGCGACAACCTGCCGAAGAACGGCCGGACGCTCCGGCGCATCCTGACCGAGTTTGCGCAGGCCCGCGGCGGCGACCTCGCCGCCCATATCGAGGCCGAGGTCGACTGCCCCTCCTCCATGGTCGACCGGATCGTGCCGGCCACCACGGATGCCGACCGGGCCGCGATCGCGGAGCGCCTCGGCGCCGACGACGCCTGGCCGGTGCTGGGCGAGCCCTTCGGGCAATGGGTGATCGAGGAGCAGTTCCGCGCCGGCCGCCCGCGCCTCGAACGCTTCGGCGTCGAGTTCGTCGCCGATGTCGAGCCGTTCGAGCACATGAAGCTGCGCCTGCTCAACGGCGCGCATTCCGCCCTCGCCGCCATCGGCCGGCTGGCGGGCCGCGAGACCGTCGCCGATGCGATGGCCGAGCCGACGATCCGCGCCTTCGTCGAGGACTACTGGCGTTGCGCGGCGCCCACCCTGGCGATCGGCGCCGAGGCGGCCTTCGCCTATACGCGGCGCCTCGTCGAGCGCTTCTGCAACACGGCGCTGCGCCACCGCACCGCCCAGATCGCCAGCGATGCCTCGCAGAAGCTGCCGCAGCGCATCCTGGCGCCGCTGCGCGAATGCCTGGAGGCCGGCCGCCCCTGCGGGCCGCTGATCTTCGCCGTCGCCGCCTGGATCCGCTCCTGCGGCGGGGCCGACGATACCGGTCGCCCGCTGCCCCTCGCCGACCCGACCTTCGAGGCCTGGACCGGCCGGCCCGACCAGCGCGCCGCCTCGCCGGCCGCGGTGGTCGAGGCCTTCCTGACGCTGCATCAGGTGTTCGGCGAGGAGTTGCCGCGCCGGGCCGACTTCACCGGGCCCCTGCAGGAGGCGCTGGCCGACATCGCCGGGCACGGCGTGCTGGAGGCGCTGCGCCGCCGGTCCGCCTGA
- a CDS encoding GntR family transcriptional regulator, producing MPLSAASAPIDRDADTLDIAFRLDRKRPVADQVFEALKHAIVTVRLRPGTSISENRMCRHFGVSRTPVRSAIIRLADEGLIDVYPQQGSFVAPIRLGAVRDSHFVRKALELAVLTDAARLWTPEKSAEARAIVESQRTVLAAGDVDLFLDEDERLHQAFSTFAERQGVWATILAEKARLGRFVRLFGKPERLSAVIAEHLAVLDALDAGDAALARDRLEDHIDKIFKMFDEVPEQYRPYVVE from the coding sequence GTGCCGCTCTCCGCCGCCTCCGCGCCGATCGACCGGGATGCCGACACGCTCGACATCGCCTTCCGGCTCGACCGCAAGCGCCCGGTCGCCGACCAGGTGTTCGAGGCGCTGAAGCACGCCATCGTCACGGTCCGGCTGCGCCCGGGCACCTCGATCAGCGAGAACCGCATGTGCCGCCATTTCGGCGTGTCGCGCACGCCGGTGCGCTCGGCCATCATCCGCCTCGCCGACGAGGGCCTGATCGACGTCTATCCCCAGCAGGGCAGCTTCGTGGCGCCGATCCGCCTCGGCGCGGTGCGCGACAGCCATTTCGTGCGCAAGGCGCTCGAACTCGCGGTGCTGACCGATGCGGCGCGACTGTGGACGCCGGAGAAGAGCGCGGAGGCGCGCGCCATCGTCGAGAGCCAGCGGACCGTCCTCGCCGCCGGCGATGTCGACCTGTTCCTCGACGAGGACGAGCGGCTGCACCAGGCCTTCTCGACCTTCGCCGAGCGCCAGGGCGTGTGGGCCACCATCCTGGCCGAGAAGGCCCGGCTCGGGCGCTTCGTCCGCCTGTTCGGCAAGCCCGAGCGCCTGTCCGCCGTGATCGCGGAGCACCTCGCCGTGCTCGACGCGCTCGATGCCGGCGATGCGGCCCTGGCCCGCGACCGGCTTGAGGATCACATCGACAAGATCTTCAAGATGTTCGACGAAGTGCCGGAGCAATATCGGCCTTACGTCGTGGAGTGA